From a region of the Haematobia irritans isolate KBUSLIRL chromosome 4, ASM5000362v1, whole genome shotgun sequence genome:
- the LOC142234653 gene encoding pupal cuticle protein Edg-78E-like, producing MFKFAIVLSALVAVAYCAGDDQTAETLKYVNEVNADGSYNFEYSSSNGIEFGEAGIGGSYGKGSYSYTSPEGQLIELTYTADENGYQPQGDHLPTPPPIPEYILKALEYIESHPFPKAGLAKK from the exons atgtttaaattt GCCATTGTATTATCAGCCTTAGTCGCAGTGGCATATTGTGCTGGTGATGACCAAACTGCAgaaactttgaaatatgtgaATGAAGTAAATGCTGATGGCAGCTACAATTTCgaatattcctcttcaaatgGAATTGAATTTGGTGAAGCTGGCATTGGTGGATCCTATGGTAAAGGTTCATACAGTTACACTTCACCTGAGGGTCAATTAATTGAATTGACCTATACTGCCGATGAGAATGGCTACCAGCCACAAGGTGATCATTTACCAACACCACCACCAATTCCTGAATATATCCTTAAAGCTTTGGAATACATTGAATCCCATCCATTCCCCAAAGCCGGtttggcaaaaaaataa